From Denitrovibrio acetiphilus DSM 12809, the proteins below share one genomic window:
- the rsxA gene encoding electron transport complex subunit RsxA codes for MELFLIFIGAVLVNNLVLARFLGICPFFGVSRKVDTAIGMSLAVTFVMAVAGIITWVVQYAVLDRFGLQYLQTIVFILVIAALVQFVEMVIEKTSPDLYQSLGIFLPLITTNCAILGAAILNIQSGFTFVQMLVFTIGSALGFGLALVLFAGIRERIDLSDIPYYFRGMPVAFITAGILALAFMGFSGLV; via the coding sequence ATGGAACTCTTTCTGATATTCATAGGCGCTGTTCTTGTTAATAACCTTGTTCTCGCCAGATTTCTTGGCATATGTCCGTTTTTTGGTGTTTCGAGGAAGGTTGATACCGCTATAGGTATGAGCCTCGCTGTAACTTTCGTCATGGCTGTTGCCGGTATTATCACATGGGTTGTTCAGTATGCGGTTTTAGACAGGTTCGGACTCCAGTATCTCCAGACGATTGTTTTTATCCTTGTGATCGCTGCTCTTGTGCAGTTTGTGGAGATGGTTATTGAGAAAACCTCTCCTGACCTTTACCAGTCACTTGGGATATTTTTACCTTTGATAACAACTAACTGTGCCATTCTCGGTGCAGCGATACTTAACATACAGTCTGGTTTTACTTTTGTTCAGATGCTTGTTTTTACCATTGGCTCAGCACTGGGATTCGGGCTGGCTCTTGTGCTTTTTGCAGGCATCAGAGAACGCATTGATCTGTCTGATATACCGTACTATTTCCGTGGAATGCCTGTGGCCTTTATCACAGCCGGAATCCTTGCCCTTGCCTTTATGGGCTTTAGCGGTCTGGTGTAG
- a CDS encoding RnfABCDGE type electron transport complex subunit E has translation MSLKTFTNGIFGNNPVMKQVLGLCPALAVTTSAINGIAMGLATTAVLIGSNSVVSLVKNMIPAKVRIPAYIVIIASFVTVVDLVMNAYVHELHKVLGLFIPLIVVNCVVLGRAESFASKNGLLRSIMDAVGTGLGFTLALMVLGGVREVLGNGSIMGFDLFGAGFKPSIVMILPPGAFIALGFLMMMYNYVEERKRVKRGGE, from the coding sequence ATGTCTCTTAAAACCTTCACCAATGGTATTTTTGGTAATAATCCGGTTATGAAGCAGGTACTGGGGCTTTGTCCCGCCCTTGCAGTTACCACTTCAGCAATAAACGGTATAGCTATGGGGCTTGCTACCACCGCTGTTCTTATTGGTTCTAATTCTGTGGTGTCGCTGGTTAAGAATATGATCCCTGCAAAGGTGCGCATACCTGCATATATTGTGATTATCGCGAGCTTTGTTACGGTTGTTGATCTTGTTATGAATGCATATGTTCATGAGCTCCATAAGGTTCTGGGATTATTCATCCCCTTAATCGTAGTGAACTGTGTAGTCCTCGGACGTGCGGAGAGCTTTGCCTCTAAGAACGGCTTACTACGTTCGATTATGGATGCGGTTGGAACAGGGCTTGGGTTTACACTGGCTCTTATGGTGCTGGGCGGTGTCCGTGAAGTGCTTGGTAATGGCTCAATCATGGGATTCGATCTGTTTGGCGCAGGTTTTAAACCTTCTATAGTAATGATACTCCCTCCGGGTGCATTTATAGCCCTCGGGTTCCTTATGATGATGTATAATTATGTCGAAGAGCGTAAACGTGTGAAAAGAGGGGGTGAGTGA
- the xseB gene encoding exodeoxyribonuclease VII small subunit, whose product MSEGNFEKKIKNLEEIVEKLESGELDIEETLELFQDGMKLGKDCRKMLDEIEEKVNKVLSAEGSKVETEQLDV is encoded by the coding sequence GTGAGTGAAGGAAACTTTGAAAAGAAGATCAAAAATCTGGAAGAGATAGTTGAAAAGCTGGAGAGCGGCGAGCTTGATATAGAAGAGACACTCGAACTGTTTCAGGACGGTATGAAGCTTGGGAAAGATTGCCGCAAGATGCTTGATGAGATAGAGGAAAAAGTTAATAAAGTGCTCTCGGCTGAGGGTTCAAAAGTTGAAACGGAGCAGTTAGATGTCTGA
- a CDS encoding flagellar brake protein: MGKITEVDKFLTINQKLLLEVKVGDYTGIYDSRIDDIVGKSMHVSMPSEKGTTIPLKPNTKLHISFVMDRGRLSFKSVVEDRFMDPLPMLKVTKPEVLFREELRSFFRVDTRLPVKIMVDINEGDIVRQKMFDAKILDMSGGGCRVFTEAPISRGDIFEIFFLGNMEKLDSVKVEAKRIRKVEEHIEIGTEFCSISQHERDKVIKYVFKRQVEMRKLLG; this comes from the coding sequence TTGGGAAAAATCACAGAAGTTGATAAGTTTCTGACAATAAACCAGAAACTTCTTCTTGAAGTGAAGGTCGGTGATTATACAGGTATATATGACTCCCGCATCGATGATATCGTGGGCAAAAGTATGCACGTTTCCATGCCTTCGGAGAAAGGGACAACAATACCTCTTAAGCCAAATACTAAGCTGCACATCTCTTTTGTTATGGACAGAGGGAGGCTCAGCTTTAAGTCTGTTGTTGAAGACAGGTTTATGGATCCACTGCCTATGCTGAAGGTTACTAAGCCGGAAGTTCTTTTCAGAGAGGAACTTCGTTCTTTCTTCCGGGTGGATACAAGGTTACCTGTTAAAATAATGGTAGACATAAATGAAGGGGACATTGTCAGACAGAAGATGTTTGATGCAAAGATACTTGATATGTCCGGTGGCGGATGCCGTGTTTTTACCGAGGCTCCCATTTCCAGAGGTGATATTTTTGAGATTTTCTTTCTCGGAAATATGGAAAAGCTTGATTCGGTAAAAGTCGAAGCGAAGCGTATCCGGAAAGTTGAGGAACACATAGAGATTGGGACTGAGTTTTGCAGCATTAGCCAGCATGAGCGTGACAAAGTAATTAAATATGTGTTTAAACGTCAGGTAGAAATGAGAAAATTACTTGGGTAG
- a CDS encoding polyprenyl synthetase family protein — MSEFNMQSYLKFWGAKVEEFFETYVACPDENVKGLVDAMRYSLFAGGKRLRPALVFSSYGVFEGYFDKATPFAAAVEMLHTYSLIHDDLPAMDDDDYRRGKPTNHKMYGEATAILAGDGLLTKAFEVMCNAEINPDVEPAQMLEAAYKLADAAGDRGMVGGQFTDMEAEDGVFNSATVDFIHMNKTSRLISYCCELGAILGFGSEDDKKRMREYGIRIGLAFQIVDDILDIASTTEELGKNVGSDQERGKATYPALHGLEESHRKAEMLIEEALEIISVYGKTAEPCREIAKFIIERKN; from the coding sequence ATGTCTGAGTTTAATATGCAGAGCTATCTTAAATTCTGGGGTGCTAAGGTTGAAGAGTTTTTCGAGACCTATGTTGCGTGCCCTGACGAAAATGTCAAAGGGCTTGTGGATGCAATGCGGTACTCACTTTTTGCAGGCGGGAAGAGGCTTCGTCCGGCGCTTGTTTTTTCATCATACGGGGTTTTCGAGGGTTATTTTGACAAGGCAACCCCCTTTGCTGCTGCTGTTGAGATGCTTCATACATATTCACTTATTCATGACGATCTGCCTGCGATGGATGATGACGACTACCGCAGAGGTAAACCTACTAATCATAAAATGTACGGCGAAGCAACGGCTATCCTTGCCGGTGATGGTCTTTTGACTAAGGCTTTCGAGGTTATGTGCAACGCAGAGATAAACCCCGATGTAGAACCTGCGCAGATGCTGGAAGCAGCGTATAAACTCGCAGACGCGGCAGGTGACCGTGGTATGGTCGGCGGGCAGTTTACTGATATGGAAGCTGAGGACGGTGTTTTTAACTCTGCCACTGTGGACTTTATTCATATGAACAAAACATCAAGGCTGATATCATACTGCTGTGAGCTGGGTGCTATACTGGGCTTCGGGAGTGAGGATGATAAAAAGCGTATGCGTGAGTACGGAATACGCATAGGGCTTGCGTTTCAGATTGTTGACGATATTTTGGACATAGCATCCACAACAGAAGAGCTGGGGAAAAATGTCGGCAGTGATCAGGAGAGGGGGAAAGCAACCTATCCTGCTCTGCACGGTCTGGAAGAGTCCCACAGAAAGGCGGAAATGCTCATTGAAGAAGCTCTTGAGATAATCTCTGTTTACGGGAAAACCGCAGAACCATGCAGAGAGATAGCAAAATTTATAATAGAGAGAAAAAACTAA
- a CDS encoding STAS domain-containing protein, which produces MDFSKEFIKRSEKKILVCCPKRAIDAAIGKQIRADIENCLSDFDALILNFSEVNRLDSEGLRELVLIIKLIKNNDKMLFLTALQDEVRDVFEKTSLIDILKILKTNEDAVKLLR; this is translated from the coding sequence ATGGATTTTAGCAAAGAATTTATAAAACGTTCAGAGAAAAAGATACTCGTCTGCTGTCCGAAAAGAGCTATAGATGCCGCTATCGGTAAGCAGATCAGGGCAGATATAGAAAATTGTTTGTCTGACTTTGACGCCCTTATACTCAATTTCTCTGAAGTTAATCGTCTCGACAGTGAAGGATTGCGTGAGCTGGTTCTGATAATTAAACTCATTAAGAATAATGATAAAATGCTTTTTCTTACTGCATTGCAGGACGAAGTTCGGGACGTTTTTGAAAAGACAAGTCTGATTGATATCCTAAAAATTCTGAAAACAAATGAAGACGCCGTAAAGCTTCTTCGTTAA
- a CDS encoding TlyA family RNA methyltransferase codes for MAKVRKERIDKLLVELGLAGDIVEAAKFLMAGLVVVDDHRVDKPGTAVKETSEIRLKHHIPYVSRGGLKLERAVSAFNIDFHGKTVIDIGASTGGFSDVALQNGAAKIFAVDTGKGQLDPKVSNDSRVTVLDSTNFRIIDFDVIGEKTDIFVADVSFISLSKIFPSCVQFAGESVCAFLIKPQFEAKPGEVDKGGIVNDRTVHERVIMEVAGYGAENGFYLHGLCLSPVKGAKGNVEYLSYFVYNAHADMADLKDIISQVVYEEYCYYSQASR; via the coding sequence ATGGCAAAAGTTCGAAAAGAACGCATAGATAAGCTTCTGGTTGAGCTGGGGCTGGCGGGTGACATCGTAGAGGCGGCAAAGTTTCTTATGGCAGGGCTTGTTGTTGTGGATGACCACAGGGTCGACAAACCGGGGACTGCTGTAAAAGAAACCAGCGAAATCAGACTCAAACACCATATCCCTTATGTCAGCCGCGGTGGACTGAAACTTGAACGTGCCGTTTCAGCATTTAATATAGATTTTCATGGGAAGACGGTCATCGACATCGGAGCATCCACAGGGGGATTTTCTGATGTGGCACTGCAAAACGGTGCCGCAAAGATTTTCGCTGTTGACACAGGCAAAGGTCAGCTTGACCCTAAAGTATCTAACGACAGCCGTGTGACAGTCCTTGATTCCACTAATTTCAGAATAATCGACTTCGATGTTATCGGTGAAAAAACAGATATTTTTGTTGCCGATGTTTCTTTTATTTCACTTTCCAAAATCTTTCCTTCGTGTGTACAGTTTGCAGGTGAGAGTGTCTGCGCATTTCTTATAAAGCCTCAGTTCGAGGCTAAGCCTGGCGAGGTGGATAAAGGCGGCATTGTGAATGACCGCACTGTTCATGAGCGTGTTATAATGGAAGTAGCCGGGTATGGTGCCGAAAACGGGTTTTATCTTCACGGGCTTTGTTTGTCTCCTGTGAAGGGAGCTAAAGGAAATGTTGAATATCTCTCGTATTTTGTATACAATGCCCACGCAGACATGGCAGACCTGAAAGATATTATCAGCCAGGTGGTATATGAAGAATATTGCTATTATAGCCAAGCCTCACGGTGA
- a CDS encoding STAS domain-containing protein has translation MAFNSENTEFGGKLFETLYPINELDSYNGEELKKYTVEVVSGIDAVIINFTKVSYLNSSGLRELIQILKLMKENNKSFFLTSVNKEIMKIFVSTNLNRLFSIHESNEDAMKSFA, from the coding sequence ATGGCTTTTAATAGCGAGAATACGGAATTTGGCGGTAAACTTTTTGAAACTCTCTATCCTATAAATGAGCTGGACTCCTATAACGGTGAAGAGCTAAAGAAATACACCGTTGAAGTAGTTTCCGGTATAGATGCTGTAATAATAAACTTCACTAAGGTTAGCTATCTGAACAGCAGCGGACTTCGTGAGCTTATTCAGATACTTAAACTAATGAAAGAAAATAATAAATCTTTCTTCCTTACGAGTGTGAATAAAGAAATTATGAAGATATTTGTCAGTACAAACCTGAACAGGCTTTTCAGCATCCATGAGAGCAACGAAGACGCTATGAAGTCTTTTGCATAG
- the pyrF gene encoding orotidine-5'-phosphate decarboxylase, translated as MRILLKSFGGKFTMKPEIVVALDFDNLDAAKKIVESADDAVSWYKVGLELFVADGQKVIEYLKLKEKKIFLDLKFHDIPNTVVGAVMSSLKYETDMVNVHTQGGPEMMRTTVDKINEYCLKNSVKKPLMIGVTLLTSLDESYLELNQIGFKTSREYVIHLAKTARESGMDGVVSSAQETPFIKDVVGKDFITVTPGIRPKTASVDDQKRVVTPKDAKDMGTDFIVIGRPVTKSADPKKAAMEIQEEMC; from the coding sequence ATGAGAATTCTGTTAAAGTCATTCGGAGGTAAATTTACCATGAAACCTGAAATAGTAGTTGCTCTGGACTTTGATAATCTGGACGCGGCGAAAAAGATAGTTGAGAGTGCCGACGATGCCGTAAGCTGGTATAAGGTCGGGCTTGAATTATTTGTTGCTGACGGTCAGAAGGTTATCGAATACCTTAAACTGAAAGAAAAAAAGATTTTTCTCGATCTGAAATTCCACGATATCCCAAACACAGTTGTTGGTGCAGTTATGTCTTCGCTGAAATATGAAACAGATATGGTTAATGTTCATACTCAGGGCGGTCCTGAGATGATGCGCACTACTGTGGATAAAATAAACGAATACTGCCTGAAAAACAGCGTAAAAAAACCTCTTATGATAGGGGTTACGCTGTTGACAAGCCTGGATGAGAGCTACCTGGAACTCAACCAAATAGGCTTTAAAACAAGCCGAGAATATGTTATTCATCTGGCAAAAACTGCCAGAGAGAGTGGTATGGACGGTGTTGTTTCATCCGCACAGGAGACACCTTTCATCAAAGATGTAGTTGGAAAAGACTTTATAACCGTCACTCCGGGGATAAGACCTAAAACAGCTTCTGTGGATGACCAGAAGAGAGTGGTTACCCCGAAAGACGCAAAAGATATGGGAACAGACTTCATTGTTATAGGCAGACCGGTGACGAAATCTGCCGACCCCAAAAAAGCAGCAATGGAGATACAGGAGGAAATGTGTTAA
- the dxs gene encoding 1-deoxy-D-xylulose-5-phosphate synthase, with product MSYLDSLRLPDDIKELSYEELERVAEDVRRRIIDTCSKTGGHLAPSLGVVELTIALLKTFNAEHDRIIWDVGHQSYAYKILTDRKDRFCSLRQFKGLSGFNKISESSFDAFGVGHTSTSISAGLGMRLADEIVGRKRKIISVIGDGAMTAGMAFEALNNLGELDKDMIVVLNDNEMSISPNVGGFSHYLSSMMTSKFYTRVRKEIQHRLEEKPLGPRLLAIAKKMEEGMVGFFTPGILFEELGLRYIGPVQGHKTRDIVKALVNAKGQDGPVLIHVLTKKGKGYKPAEDNPSKFHGVASFNIETGESVKLAGAKSYTDIFGETLTEMAECNQRIVGISAAMKDGTGLNAFEAKFPDRVFDVGIAEQHAVTMASGMAVSGLKPFVAVYSTFMQRAYDQIIHDVALQNLPVVLCLDRGGLVGADGPTHHGAFDISFLRCVPNLTIMLPKDGYELVAMMKLAENLETPVALRYARGEAGNYTDIEQEKVIIGEPQIVNQGEEIAIVSVGHIFCEAYKAYQTLKDQGHNPTLINLRFLKPLNGKAVADALRGAKIVATVEEGSVKGGAGEEIQSILMDNSICTKVLKFGLPDSFIEHGDITSLRKIAGIDAESIVNRIKDNI from the coding sequence ATGTCATATCTGGATAGTTTAAGACTGCCTGATGATATAAAAGAATTATCATACGAAGAACTCGAAAGAGTCGCAGAGGATGTCAGGCGCAGGATTATAGATACCTGCTCGAAAACAGGCGGACACCTCGCACCCAGCTTAGGTGTTGTGGAGCTGACAATAGCTCTGCTCAAAACATTTAACGCTGAGCATGACCGCATCATATGGGATGTTGGTCACCAGTCATACGCATATAAAATCCTTACAGACAGAAAGGACAGATTTTGCTCTTTGCGTCAGTTTAAGGGGCTGTCAGGATTTAATAAAATATCTGAGTCATCATTTGACGCTTTTGGTGTCGGGCATACCAGCACGTCAATATCCGCTGGTCTTGGGATGCGCCTTGCGGATGAGATTGTCGGACGCAAAAGGAAGATAATCTCTGTTATAGGTGACGGAGCCATGACAGCAGGAATGGCGTTTGAGGCACTGAATAACCTTGGCGAGCTAGACAAAGATATGATAGTTGTTCTCAACGATAATGAAATGTCTATCAGTCCGAATGTCGGTGGGTTTTCACATTACCTGTCTAGTATGATGACGAGTAAGTTCTATACCCGTGTCCGTAAAGAGATACAGCATCGTCTTGAGGAGAAACCTCTTGGCCCCAGACTCCTTGCCATTGCAAAAAAGATGGAAGAGGGGATGGTTGGGTTCTTTACACCAGGGATACTTTTCGAAGAGCTTGGGCTGAGGTATATAGGTCCTGTTCAGGGGCATAAAACCAGAGATATTGTCAAAGCGCTGGTTAATGCGAAAGGTCAGGACGGACCTGTTCTTATACATGTTCTTACTAAAAAAGGTAAAGGCTACAAACCGGCAGAGGATAACCCTTCAAAGTTCCACGGTGTTGCTTCTTTTAATATTGAAACAGGCGAATCTGTAAAACTGGCAGGAGCAAAATCCTATACCGACATATTCGGAGAGACTCTGACTGAAATGGCAGAGTGTAACCAGCGTATAGTCGGCATCAGCGCAGCGATGAAGGACGGTACAGGTCTGAACGCTTTCGAAGCGAAATTTCCGGACAGGGTGTTTGATGTAGGCATAGCGGAACAACATGCCGTAACGATGGCTTCCGGTATGGCTGTCAGCGGTCTGAAACCATTTGTCGCGGTATATTCTACATTTATGCAGCGTGCATATGACCAGATCATACACGACGTTGCTCTTCAGAATCTTCCGGTTGTGCTCTGTCTCGACAGAGGCGGGCTGGTTGGCGCTGACGGACCGACACATCACGGTGCTTTTGATATATCTTTCCTGCGCTGTGTGCCTAACCTCACTATTATGCTTCCTAAAGACGGCTACGAACTGGTAGCTATGATGAAACTAGCTGAGAACCTCGAGACACCTGTTGCTCTCAGATATGCAAGAGGTGAGGCCGGTAATTATACTGACATTGAACAGGAAAAAGTTATAATCGGGGAACCTCAGATTGTAAATCAAGGGGAAGAGATAGCTATTGTCTCTGTTGGTCACATATTTTGTGAAGCGTATAAAGCCTATCAGACCCTTAAAGATCAGGGGCATAATCCGACTCTTATAAATCTTCGTTTTCTTAAACCCCTTAACGGCAAGGCTGTTGCTGATGCACTGCGTGGTGCAAAGATTGTTGCCACTGTCGAGGAAGGCAGTGTTAAAGGCGGAGCCGGTGAAGAAATTCAGTCTATCCTTATGGATAACAGCATCTGCACCAAAGTGCTGAAATTCGGTCTGCCCGACTCTTTCATAGAGCATGGTGATATTACCAGTCTGCGTAAGATCGCAGGAATTGACGCAGAATCGATAGTAAACAGAATAAAAGATAATATTTAA
- a CDS encoding RnfABCDGE type electron transport complex subunit B, translating into MIAAIITMVVTGLIAGLGLMFASQKFKVEKDERIEKVNEMLPAANCGGCGYPGCMALAEAIVAGKAQPDACPVGGKELASAIGLFLGMEVSAGVKKVARVCCNGGHENGVEKYSYYGPKDCNSVTLLAGGNKVCTYACVGEGSCVKSCAFDAMYMGSDGIPVIIPDKCTSCGKCVAACPRKLIKLIPEDKPFVVACMSKDKGPDVKKACKVGCIGCRMCEKKCPVGAIDVDSFLAVIDPAPCIACGECERVCPTGAIRNFKNLKIKT; encoded by the coding sequence ATGATAGCAGCTATAATAACAATGGTGGTAACAGGACTTATTGCCGGACTGGGGCTTATGTTCGCCTCTCAGAAGTTTAAAGTTGAAAAAGATGAACGTATAGAAAAGGTTAATGAGATGCTGCCCGCTGCGAACTGCGGCGGATGCGGTTATCCCGGATGTATGGCGCTTGCAGAAGCCATTGTCGCAGGGAAGGCACAGCCTGATGCATGCCCTGTAGGCGGTAAAGAGCTTGCTTCTGCAATAGGATTATTTTTAGGTATGGAAGTTTCTGCCGGAGTGAAGAAAGTTGCCAGAGTTTGCTGTAACGGCGGACACGAGAACGGAGTAGAGAAATACAGCTACTACGGACCGAAAGACTGCAACAGTGTTACGTTGCTCGCTGGCGGGAATAAAGTCTGTACATACGCTTGTGTCGGTGAAGGGAGCTGTGTTAAGTCATGTGCATTCGATGCGATGTATATGGGGAGCGACGGTATCCCTGTCATTATCCCTGATAAGTGTACATCATGCGGGAAATGTGTGGCTGCCTGCCCGAGAAAACTAATTAAACTTATCCCCGAAGACAAGCCGTTTGTTGTTGCCTGTATGTCTAAGGACAAAGGACCAGATGTGAAAAAAGCTTGCAAAGTCGGCTGTATAGGCTGTAGGATGTGCGAGAAAAAATGCCCTGTCGGTGCAATTGATGTGGACAGTTTTCTTGCAGTGATAGATCCGGCTCCGTGCATTGCCTGTGGCGAGTGTGAGCGGGTTTGTCCTACCGGGGCTATAAGAAATTTCAAAAATCTTAAAATAAAAACTTAA
- a CDS encoding NAD(+)/NADH kinase: MKNIAIIAKPHGDRVKPLIYELMGFLTSRGCTVLKDKRTAAVIAEPKFNSDEEIQQKADLVVVLGGDGTLISAVRILGDKETPILGINLGRLGFLTETVADDAVSALKDVLDGDYMVEHRMKLHSHLLQENEKVLEIDVLNDIVINKSDAARIFETTVYIDGMLVNEYRADGLIIATPTGSTAYSLAAGGPIVHPSLETMILTPICPQGLSNRPIVISDESEVTIKVNAAKEAVSITYDGQIFRKLDKWKTITVKKASTVTNLIVPKNKNYYSLLREKLGWGISQC, translated from the coding sequence ATGAAGAATATTGCTATTATAGCCAAGCCTCACGGTGACAGAGTTAAGCCGCTGATATATGAACTCATGGGTTTTCTCACAAGCAGGGGCTGTACAGTTTTAAAGGATAAAAGAACCGCAGCGGTGATAGCCGAACCTAAGTTTAATTCTGACGAGGAAATTCAGCAGAAGGCGGATTTGGTTGTTGTGCTGGGCGGTGATGGTACCCTTATCTCTGCTGTCCGTATACTCGGTGATAAAGAAACTCCGATACTCGGTATAAACCTTGGAAGGCTGGGGTTTCTGACTGAAACTGTTGCCGATGATGCCGTCAGTGCATTGAAGGATGTTCTGGACGGTGATTATATGGTCGAACACAGGATGAAGCTTCATTCTCACCTCTTGCAGGAAAATGAAAAAGTTCTCGAGATAGATGTACTTAACGATATCGTTATTAATAAATCCGATGCAGCGAGAATCTTTGAAACCACTGTCTATATTGATGGGATGCTGGTAAACGAGTACCGTGCCGACGGGCTCATAATTGCTACCCCGACAGGTTCCACTGCATATAGTCTGGCGGCGGGCGGTCCTATTGTCCACCCGAGTCTGGAGACTATGATACTCACGCCGATATGCCCTCAGGGGCTTTCCAACAGACCCATCGTCATTTCTGATGAAAGCGAGGTTACTATAAAAGTTAATGCAGCAAAAGAAGCTGTGTCAATTACTTATGACGGTCAGATATTCAGAAAGCTGGATAAGTGGAAGACTATCACTGTGAAAAAAGCGAGCACTGTGACAAACCTTATAGTGCCTAAAAATAAGAATTACTATTCACTCCTAAGAGAAAAACTCGGCTGGGGGATCAGCCAATGCTGA
- the rlmN gene encoding 23S rRNA (adenine(2503)-C(2))-methyltransferase RlmN, translating into MPENIYLDSMNKFELENFVISQGMQKFRAIQIHKWVYRRGAESVAEMTDLSIADREKLLGMAKFTVMNVADVRKSAMDGSVKFLFSLEDGETIEAVVLNDGRRLTACISSQVGCRMGCAFCSTAKMGLRRNLTMGEIIKQVKRLNEYLASEGTKLNNLVFMGMGEPLDNLDNVKNAINVLLDDDGYGFSHKKITLSTCGLTDRLEELFAMDTPVNLAVSVNAADQETRKGLMPVSNKYPLSGLMDVLKKLPLQKRKSITIEYVLLRGVNDTLDDARKLAKLLRGLDKVKINLITYNSGGDAGYLPPSEKDTLKFQEYLISNKIGVFIRKSLGRDIEGACGQLRAKHDESQKSEDCSE; encoded by the coding sequence ATGCCAGAAAATATCTATTTAGATTCAATGAATAAGTTTGAACTTGAGAATTTTGTTATATCTCAGGGGATGCAGAAATTCCGGGCAATCCAGATTCATAAATGGGTTTACCGCAGAGGGGCTGAATCTGTTGCTGAGATGACTGATCTGTCTATCGCTGATAGAGAAAAGCTCTTGGGGATGGCGAAATTTACGGTCATGAATGTTGCAGATGTCAGAAAGTCTGCCATGGACGGCTCTGTTAAGTTTTTGTTTTCCCTTGAAGACGGCGAGACCATAGAGGCAGTAGTGCTTAATGACGGGCGTCGTCTTACTGCCTGCATATCCTCACAGGTTGGATGCCGTATGGGTTGTGCTTTTTGTTCCACAGCTAAGATGGGGCTCAGGCGCAACCTTACTATGGGTGAGATTATTAAACAGGTCAAAAGGCTGAATGAATATCTTGCGTCTGAGGGCACAAAGCTGAATAATCTCGTTTTTATGGGGATGGGCGAGCCTCTTGATAATCTTGATAATGTAAAGAATGCAATAAATGTGCTGCTGGATGATGATGGTTACGGCTTTTCTCATAAAAAAATAACACTTTCAACATGCGGACTGACAGACAGGCTTGAAGAGCTATTTGCTATGGATACCCCTGTTAATCTTGCTGTTTCTGTGAATGCAGCAGACCAGGAGACCAGAAAGGGGCTAATGCCTGTTTCTAATAAATATCCGTTGAGCGGGCTTATGGATGTTTTGAAAAAACTCCCTCTGCAAAAACGGAAAAGCATCACAATTGAGTATGTTCTTTTAAGAGGTGTGAACGACACTCTTGACGATGCTCGTAAACTTGCTAAACTGCTTAGAGGGCTTGATAAGGTCAAGATAAACCTTATAACATATAACTCCGGAGGAGATGCAGGTTACCTGCCGCCTTCGGAAAAAGATACTTTGAAATTTCAGGAATATCTGATAAGTAACAAGATTGGTGTATTTATAAGAAAATCTCTGGGGCGTGACATAGAAGGAGCCTGCGGGCAGCTCAGAGCAAAACATGATGAATCACAAAAGTCGGAGGACTGCAGTGAGTGA
- the pyrE gene encoding orotate phosphoribosyltransferase translates to MLTKEEIIEIYKRHDALLEGHFLLSSGLHSDRFLQSALVMQYPVIAEDVVKELVKQMYDVKFTTVVSPAIGGIRFGYEFARQLKKRSLFTERVNEVMTFKRGFALEKGEKVVVAEDVVTTGKSTRECIDAVKAAGGDVVAVTCLVDRSNGEAQFDVPFFPLVQLSVSVFDPADCPLCKKGLDVVKPGSRNIK, encoded by the coding sequence GTGTTAACTAAAGAAGAAATTATTGAGATCTACAAGAGACATGATGCACTTTTAGAAGGGCATTTTCTGCTTTCTTCCGGTCTTCATTCAGATAGGTTTTTACAATCTGCACTTGTTATGCAGTATCCAGTGATAGCCGAAGATGTTGTTAAAGAACTTGTAAAGCAGATGTATGATGTTAAATTTACTACTGTTGTGAGTCCTGCCATCGGCGGTATCAGATTCGGATACGAATTTGCAAGACAGCTAAAGAAAAGGTCACTTTTCACCGAAAGGGTAAATGAGGTGATGACTTTTAAAAGAGGGTTTGCTCTGGAGAAAGGGGAGAAGGTTGTTGTTGCGGAAGATGTCGTAACAACCGGAAAGTCCACAAGAGAGTGTATTGATGCAGTTAAGGCTGCCGGCGGAGATGTCGTGGCAGTAACCTGCCTTGTAGACAGAAGTAATGGTGAAGCACAGTTTGATGTGCCTTTTTTCCCGCTTGTTCAGCTCTCCGTGTCGGTTTTTGACCCTGCGGACTGCCCGCTTTGTAAAAAAGGGCTTGATGTTGTTAAGCCTGGAAGTAGAAATATTAAGTAA